Genomic DNA from Heteronotia binoei isolate CCM8104 ecotype False Entrance Well chromosome 8, APGP_CSIRO_Hbin_v1, whole genome shotgun sequence:
AACTTCCTGACAgggtggttcttcagtggaatgaGCTTACttgggaggtggtgtgctctcctttggaggtttttacaaaggggctagatggccatctgacagcaatgctgattctgtctattaggcagatcatgagaaggagggcgggaaggattacatcagtgcttagttcttgtggccctttcttacatgcccagggaaatgctgattgctactttggggtcagtcagcaatttttctccaggccagtttggccagggatttctgccatcttctgggcatagagcaggcaTCACTGGGGGTAGGTgggtgtatttgtgaatttcctgcgttgtgcagagggttagactagatgaccctggagggcccttccaactctttgattctatgactaTGGACACCATCATGTCAGCTTGGCCCTTAGTCTACTGTGACCACAAGAAATCAGGCAAGTTTATAAGCCTTTATCTTTCTGGTCTTCAGCTgcatctttcttctttctcataTCTTAAAAGTTTGTCCATTCTAAAAGAATATTGTATTTGTCAATTTCTTCCCCAGCCTATCTGAAAGACCCTAAAGATCCCCCTGTACTTCCTTCACATGTAGGCTCTGCAAGATTTAATTGTTCTGCCATCAGTAGGGAGGGATGGGGGAATGAACATCTATGAATTGGTTCATACATGTgaataatatttaatatttatttgtttatattccacttttctcactgaggTTTGAGGTGGATtacaaattttaaatacaatgcAATATGAATAATGTAAGTTATACAATCAATTATGAAATGAAATTGAGCTACAAGCACAGAAAACAATAGACTAAAAACAGTATAAGACATGACATAAAACAATGCAGTCACAATATTACAGacattagaaaacaatgcaatgaGAAGATGCATACAGTAAACAGTGCCATTCACTACTGCCCTAGACCCTTTataaaacaattcagttttgctaCAGTAACAATTCCACTTTACTGCTACATTTGATTACAGTTGATTACTATACTCATGATCACTTGTGGCTGAATATGTAAAGAGAGTTCCCTGAAAGCATTGTCCTTGATCTGAAATTTATCCCCAGTATTAATCTATGATGAAGAAGAGAAGGTTCCTATAACCTGCTGTTCTCTtccctaagaagtctcaaagtggtttacaatctcatttctttcccctccccgcaacaggcatattgtgaagtaggtggggctgagacacttccgagagaactgtgattggcccaagatcacctagtaGGCTTCATgttgaagagtggggaatcaaatttgaTTTTCCAGtctgccacttttaaccactacaaaaTGCTGGCTCTAAATAAATGATAGTTCATCCATATATTCAGGCCATTCCTGATGTTGTAGTCCTAAGTAATTAACAGCTGATGGGCAAAGCAGTCTTTGGGCTTCTACTTGTTGAAAGTAGAAGCCACCTAATTGCTAACATTCCTGGGTAACTAACTAGTCTCACCAGTGATCTCCTTGCTCCATTCTTCTTGTAGCTGCTGACTCTTTTAACCACAAGAAGTTTTTCGAAATGGTGGGGATGAAAAAGAAGAGCAAAGAAGATGTACACAAAGTTTTCCACATTCTGGACAAAGATCGAAGTGGCTTTATTGAAGAAGATGAATTAAAGTAAGCAAAATCAGCATTCTACTAATGTGAGCTGAAAAGTAGATTGTAGTAATATGCAACAGAGCCTGATCCTATACACAGCAACAGTTATCTCTAACCTGCTAGCCAAATAGGTTCTAAGTTACCATTGTATGATGAGTGTTCCATTAAATGGCCTGTAGATGGAAGAGAAACCATTTACACAATGCTCCACATATTAATAAATCTGACTTTATATTTGTTTTACATTTCCATTGGAGAGTTCAACTGCAAGTAATATTTGGTGAAAATTTGCCATGGCTTGTACTCAGTCCTACAGCTACTAATTTTGTGGTGAAGGAGCTTAAGCTGACACTGAGGAAGGGTCATCCTAAGTCAATTGCAAAAGCCTACCAGCAAAAAGCCTGTTTAAATAAACTGGAGTCTTGTGACAGTCTGTCTGAAGTTATGTACAGTGCCATCATAAACCAAGTTACATAATTTTAAGCCTTATTTCATTGGAGTAAGAAaagcataactctgcttagaatggcacaaTAAGACAAATCTTAATCAGAATCCTTCTCACATCTTACTCctgggaaagtgtttttaggattgcagtccATGATGAGATTTaattttaagaaagatattttAAAGTAGCCACATTCTCTTAGCAAGAATTGAGTAGAATGATGCTTGGATGTTTCATTCCCCTGAATCTTTGTCAGTAAAAGGGCTTGATagttaaaaatctttttttaaaaagataattcaAGGAGTATCTTTGTGCAGCCCATTGACCTCTGCCCCCCACCAGGTTGACagcactgcctgtgttagctgtaCATGTGAAGAGAGCGCTTCAAAGCAGAGAATTCTCAAAAGAGAGCGGGTGGAAGGAATCTGTAGCATTGCTCAAAATAACTGCCAAAGCATCTGAAATTGAGCTTTCCCTAGTGAGACTTTTTTCTACCTGAAGCAGCTCCATGTGAcagtttcccttccccctctccaaaTGACTTTACTAAGGTCACTCCTACAAAACAGGACTGGACCATATGCTTCTGGTCAGTCTGTCTCTGTGTTTAAGCTTAGTAATGACTGGATGAAGGTGAATAAATAGAAATCTCAATCCAGACAAGAAGGAAATAGGTagttccaggcctcagattcagcaggagctcacaggagtgacagttccccctctcccttcccacctaccttgtccattgaatagtaggtgcagctgcataacaatccctggattaggagagtaggcagccagccagccaccaggggctttaccatgcccccagcagcccgcattaacccctggagaattcagcgccaccctttctctacttcttatgtgattttgggaggctggtggcttgctggtcttttgactgggggggtgacccaggagagccccaggcaagtgaagcCTGCTTAAGCTGCgaagggctctcctttcttgcatcttgcttttggctggggggtgaggggtgggaaagccagtgttccctctaaacagagttagcatgagctagctcacagatttttagcctccagctcatacatttttgtctaagctcaggaaaaatggccccagagcaaagtgatttatgcagtagctcacaactttaatgtcaatagctcacaaagcagaatttttgctcacaagactctgtagcttagagggaacattggggaacgtatatgctaatgagctccactacctatttttctacaaaacaacccctgagtagTTCTGTAGTGAGATTGCTGGCTTTTACTGGGGGGAGGGGTCACACTCCACCTCAAAGAGAACATTTGCAGGTTTGGGGGGCATTCCTGCATACAGCACAGCTTTTCGATACTAAGATGGCAGTTATGGCCCAGAGAACATTCCATCCACTAGGGTTGATCTCAGGGATAGACTGGCCATTTGACTTACAGGGAAAGTTCTTGGTAGGCTACTGCCCTGGCAGGCCACTGGCATCCTGGAGCAAGCAGAACCAAGCTTCAATAGCTCTGCTGGCACTGCAGGTGGCACTCTACTCAGACCTGGCCAACAGTGCCAATGGAAGTGAAGGAAGAGACAATGGCTGAGACAGCACCCATTGTTGGTATCTCTGGCCAAGTCTGAACGGAATGGCCCAACTTGCAGTTGGGCCATTTTAACTGCTCAGTCCACTCCAGTTGATCTGACAGCTGTTCTTGGTTACTAAGAGTCTGGCAACCTCTTAATTTTGCCTCTTGTGTTTTACATGGGATTGCTAATTACTCAAAGCAAATGATATCAATCCTGTATAAGCAGTTCCAATTACCAATTTATCCTTTATTCTCAGGATAAATTCAAGGCCTATATGACTTGGGCTTGAGATATTTCTGGGTGCACCTTCTCCTGTATAAACctttgttggaatacaagttttatttacattccagccattatagagttaatgtttgtttacctgaaagaggaaatgatgtattgtagCTTAAACCCAATTAGGAAAGAGTCTTAGGGAAACATGTAAACAATGTATTGATCAGAAAGCACACAaggtgtgaaaagctttgatcttgtatgcaagctcaaTGGCCTGTCTTCCTGCCCCAAATGCTTTCTGGGAACAAGAAGCCAGCAAACAAAGACTCATAAACCATAGCCATGTAGAGATCAGACATAGTTAGCCATGCTAGTAAGctaagttgtatttctttttatcccaagtatcatttcctgatgtttttctagtaaactttatttcttttgataagttTAAGCCTCGTCTCCATTTATTGTCATTCCACACCTCTGAATTTTAAATGAATATCCCAACATTCCCCTCCCAGCATTTGAGATCAGCAGGAGAGATGTTCCAGGTtctgtcaccatggctaatatTGACTAGATTTTATTATCTACCTTTTGCTCCTGCACAGTCAGTGGCATCTTTTCAAGAAATGGTTGCAAGATTAGCTGGGTTCATGGGCATACAATAAAGGCACATGGAGACTCTAGTAGTAAGTCTCAGTTTAAAAAGTCTCAAAAGTGATTTCTTCCCCCTTTTAACCATGTGTCTTTTAAAACTGGAGGTGGCATCACATTAGTGGAAGGGGAAGCTTTTTGGAAAAAGCATTGCAATTGTGCAAGAAAACAGTATAATCATGTAAACAAACACACCCAAATTCATTCAGCTACTATCCAAACACCTCACCATATTATCCTGCTGAGCAAGATATCAGCCAAACCAGCAGGGACTTGTGCATACCTAATTTTAATATGCAATGTTTTTCTAGGCTGTTTTGTGATGCTTTCATTCTCTTGTAATCCAGTTTGCAAACTTTTTAGATGAAAAAGCACTTTCTAAATATAaacatgcaataaataaataaaactgtctaATTCAATATGAGTTTTCCTGGATCAGTTTCTtactttcccttctttccccccctcatcTGTAGGTTTATATTGAAAGGTTTTCTGCCTGAAGGCAGGGACTTGTCTGATAAAGAAACCAAGACACTCTTGGCTGCTGGAGATAAAGATGGAGATGGCAAAATTGGTGTTGATGGTAGGTGCCCTGTTGGGGAGTTCAAGCTTGGTACTGGGAAAACAGATTTAAACAACTAGCACCATGAACAGTCACAATTCCTGTCAGAGTAGTGGTAGCGGAAGCAACACTATGCCCCTTCCTTCTCAGCCCCTCACAGGGTCAAGCCTGGCATCCACCAGGCCCAGTGGACTGACTGATGCACCTTATTAGAGCCTgacacaagcaggggaccagggagggcctctatAGGGATCCACCTCTCGGTACAGGTTTTtgtgggagggcccagagcacccacccggcccctctttcttccttctcagcaaggtTTCTGCCAaaatctgggcatggagcaggagtcaatggggatgtatgtgggggtggagggaaagtatttgcgaatttcctgcattgtgcagagggttggactagatgaccctgtaggtcccttccaaatctatgattcttgGTCCTCTTCACTTCCTGGCaggaggtgggagggagctttctgggagtgcGGGAGGGGGGGGTGACATTGCCATGCATTATGTTCCTGatttgatgacatcacatggaagcgatgtcatcatgctggggatgttgcatggtgatgctctggtattttgggcaaaatgcTATTgttattataatatagtgggttctatgcaatgaagaggcaaggtggtagtgatcatagctcttttattgaatacagcatagtataaGGCTGCCTCAAAAGACTGaggactgggccaacagggccaactatgtatacacacaaagttcccgcgctagcatgctattggaccattcaaaccagcagggggcttgtgagtggagcagggcagcaagaatttggatcctactgcctgtTGTTCCtgggtccccaagctcagtcctacaggctccaatgagccaggcaagaactctaTATAATACGTACAATTCCAGCCACATATACAACAGTTATAATACAGTTTTGCCTAAAATACTAGGGTTTcgcccaccagccagctggctggtggtggattGGAGCCCACCAAATTAGGGAATcccctgttcccacctgggggctggcaatttTGATTACATTGCTCTaaaattttgtaatctgccttaagtctcagtgagaaaagtggacgAGAAATGAAGTTAAATGAGCAAACCGGGAGAGCGATCCTGTTCTCACAGCTTCCCATGGGGCACTTCCTCCTCTTTTCAACTGACCTTCCACctcatttctctctttctctctctgtctcctccaGAATTCGCAGCCATGGTGGCTGAATCATAAAAGCTTTGACCAATCAGGACCCTTCCTCCATCCTTTGCTGCCTGATTCCAACAGTTCTCTGCTGATCTCCACCGTTCCTCTTCTGTTTATTTATGTTGTTTTATACTCCAGCTCTGTTCTCTGCAGCCCTGCAACACTGTAATTGTGCTGAAAGATGCTGTTAAAACAATAAAGGTCACATCAATCCAGACTTCATTCTCCCAGCCTTTCAGATGCGCCTTGTTTTATTTCAGTTTGCAAAGGTCCAATGGAAGGAAATGGAATGGGACCCCTCTCCTCTCACTCTCTAGTGCCACAGAGAAAAAGAGATAGAAAGCATTTACCAAAATTATTTAAGCAGGGATACGCCAATAGTAAATAATTTAATCTCCTCTTCCTGCTTTAAAGCATGActgatttcctcctcctccaactttCCTGGGTAGACGATGTGCATCTAATCGTAGCCTTGACAAATCTCTAGGGAGAGCAATTACACAACTTCATTCAGCAGCCACTTTCTTTGATTTAACAGCTCTGGAGGCTCTAAAACATTCCCTAACAGCTAACCTCAAAATTTccccaaaacatttttttaatgcCCAATAaatctttctctatatatctggCCCACTTTGCTTATCAAATGCGATGTGATATTTCGACAAAAAGCAATAAACTACACCAGCTGGTGTCACTCAGGCTTAAAAAATTTGTCACAAGTGCTGTAACACAGTCATTTCTAGCACTGACAACGGAATATATTTTACCAACAATGCTAGTCAGTAGTTGCACAGGAAATAAAATGACTCATAGACAGAAGTTTAGATGACAGGAAGGTAAATAGCTTCTCTGAGATCTATGTGCAACTTGTGAACACTTCTGCTTCATGAAAAATATTGTGGGTCTTAGCGTTGCCAGGTCCCTGTTGGCCATTGGtggggggtaggggtgggggctgccagatccaggttgggaaactcctagagcaggagtggccaaactgtggctcaggcgCCACATGTgtctcacacatactgtgtggctctcaaagcccccaccaccctgttggccagcttaaagaaggcatttgcctctttaaatcactttcccagccaggagcttggagaaagcatttaaaattaaagttgcttccgtccctcctttccttctctcaaacatttgacattcatgtattgcagctctcaaacatcagactttactctatgtggctcttttgttaagcaagtttggccacccccatcctagaaatttgggaatggagtctggggaagacagagatcttggtggggtacaatgccataaagtctaccctccaaagcatccatttttttctaggggaactgatctctgtaatctggagattagctataattctgggggatccccaggtcccaatcagagttggcatccctagtttTTCTGTGTTTGACAACAGCTAGGCTTTCTACTTTAGATCTGACCCAATTCAAAGATGGCTTCTTCCGCTGAAAAGATAGTTTCCTCCTGAGCCTTTACTAAAGTTCTTCTGCAACATGCAATAAGTATGAGAGCTGTTGCCAGAACTGTGAAAGAAGAAATATTTTCTACAGTCCCGTCCTGCAACGTGGAGTTTTCAAAGTCCTCAGACAAAGAAACAATATCTACAGCTTTGTCACCTCACCAACCATTTCAGGTGTCTCATTCCCAATTTATGAGAAATCAGCCAGGAGGGGGCAGAAGCAGCTTTATGACTGACTCAAAGGCAAGCAAATCAATTTGTTTATGGCCCAGTCCTGAAAAGGCAGGACATTGTTTTATGACTGACAGTGTCAATCCCCTCTCtacaaatctggcttctcttcaaacaaaaaaaagagagaaaaggtcACCACCAGAGCCGTCTGATCCTGAGTGAGCTTCTGCCGTGGACTGACAGCTTGAGAGTATATAGGAGTGCATGGGACAGTCTTGAAATGGTTGGTCttatttctccaaggtcagggacaaagggtaatATGTGGGAACAGTCCTCTCTGCATTGTTGCTTTAACATCTACATACACCCCCTTACCCAGCTGGCAAAGAGTtctgggctgggttgtcatcaatatacccattgtggtatatttattgtatatatgtaatggaacagtctgcttcTCCTCTAATATTTATATGTGGCATAGTTTGATTGTGTTGGGTGAAGCTCTAGTTTCAGTTTTCAGTTTTGTATgctgctgaagctgttgcttgttggagttgtctccttgtaAATAAATGGTTAATGTTTTGAACTAGCTTGTCTCTGAGGAATGGACCCAAGAATGGGTGCCTGAGTGTACTCCAACCAGGGAGCCCACAGCTGAAGGGGGACATTACCTCAATGACACTCAGCcatatctgttgatgagtggccaaCCAGATACCGCCCCAGATACACTGACCATGGGATTGGAGGCTGTGGTGAGATGGCTAAAACAGAGCCAGCAGAAATTAAATCTATCAAAGTCAGAGGTCCTGTGGTTTGATCAAGGAGATGCCAGTATGGGAGATCAGCTCCCAGCACTTGGTGGCATGCCTTTGACATCAACACCAACCTACAAGAGCTTGGGTGTGGTCTTAGATGTCTCCCTCTCAATGGAGGCACAGGCTGAAAATATAATGAGGCTGGCATTCTTTCACCTATGCCAGGCTAGGTTACCAGCTCCCCACCTGTCTTGCCAAGATCTAGCGACAGAGATCCATGCAACagccacttccaggctggattactgtaactcactctatgcagagCTATCCTTAATCTGGAAAGTGCAAttagtccagaatgcagcagcacgggTTCTCACAGGTACACCACTGAGAGCACATATTCAATCAGTGCTCCGTAAACTGCACTGCCTCCAAACTGAGTACCATATCAGATTTAAagttttggtgttgacctttaaagctctaaacCATGGTCTGGGATCAAtatatctgcaggaccatctcccATGGTATATCCCTCAAAGAGCTTTATTCTCAGCCAATGATAACTGGCTGGTGACCCTAGGCCAAAAACCATCCAACTGTCCTTAACCAGGGATAGGgattttttggccctggccccagcctggtggaactctctgtctggtgaGACCTGGAACCTGCAGAACCTGAAACAATTttgcagggtctgcaagacagagatgttccaccaaacTGGGATAGCAACAATCAGGGATAGTGATGGTTTGAAGATCACCAACCCCTGTAGTTTCCATCCCCCTCTCACATGCTCCTTCCTGACTGTTATTACCTGTTATGCATTGGTTTTTACTGTGCACCAGTATTGAATGATTGTTTATGTTATTATTGTAAAGTTATTTTTTAAACTATTtattatgatgtaacccaccctgagccccgtcatgcagggaagggcaggctagaagtcaaaagtataaataaataaatgtatataatacaatacagaaacagaacaagttaAAAAGTGCTGAAATGGATTCAGAACTGTGGAGAAGATATATCATTTTAACAATGGGAAAATTTATGGGCAAAATATATAACATTTACTGCAAGTCAAACATTAAGAGAAAATTGGTACAAGATGTTTTTTCAATGGTACGTCACCTCAAAAGATATTGAAAGCATGGACAAGAAGTATCTAGGGCTGAAAGTGCAAAGAGGCAGATAGTACTTGTtaaccacatgtggtggacatgtgaaaataTAAGAACATTTTGGAAAGACATACATGCTGAAATTCAAAAAATATTAATAATTAATTTTGCTATGAAACCAGAATCCATGCTGCGTGGAATCTTGCCAGATAATACTAAAATATATGTCAACGGCAGCCAGAGTAGTATTGGCAACTAAATAGAAAGCtgaagcaggaccggatctacatgttttttgagggggggcaaaattaaaaaatgacacccccttatgggccattctatcttgtgggcccatagaatacaatggactccatacccactTTGgcgtccccccccccatgtcggcgcctggggcaagcacccccctctgccccccctccccagatctggccctgagcTGAAGAACGTCCAACCCATGAGAACAGGAAAGAGAAAATGGCCCAATCTGCTGTAAAGGCAAGTCTAATGAACTATATAAATAGAAGGCTGATCAAGGAATTTGAGAAGAAGTGAGGAACCTAGTATGCTTATTCTATATAAAGCTTGATGAGAGGAGACACAAATTACTATTATTAGGTTTGATTTGTGAGAAGCAACTGAATGTTGTCTAATGGATTCTGTCATAGTTTTTGTTAGAGTTATATATATTAACTAATATAATTAGTATAATTAGTACAACTAGTATTTTATGGTGTATAGTTTTATATATAAGTAGTTTTTAATACATACCTAATCTCTTCTACTTCTTTGAAATAGCCTTGAAatatcttttttgcttttttattatagtttaattataataattataggatatgttagtattttaaaattatttaagaaATAATATAATGTTATGGTAAAATTAAATATCTAATATTTGATTTTTAATATTTGAAGACTGAAGAAATCTAAGATTCTAGCTAATTAGATAACATGGTTTTTGAAACATTTGTTGATTTAGTTGCAATTATGAAAGTCTTATTAAGACTGAGAGCATATCTTTGAATATTATGTTATATGTATCTGAAATATTATCTATCTTTGATAGTCCTTGTTAAAAGTAAATATTTAAAACCTTTTTTTCTAAATctttattccccccctcccattttcctttcaccatttttttaaaaaaataaaaatatgtaataataaataaataaactttaagtACTCACTAGGGCTCTGGCCATTGCCAAAGCAAGCATCTTCGCCTTCCCTTGGAACTCTTTCAAGTCCTGCAGAGCCAAATCTTGTCCACTGGATTTTTGTTCCACACAATTCTGCTGGTCAGGCCCTACTCAGCTCTGTCATTTCCAGGATTTGTTCAGTGTCCCATAGCACAGGATAAGCACCAAGGTACTTGAGgttggggaaggaagaagggcTACCAACAGCACATAGTGAGGATCTTGAAGGCTGCCCTTGTGCTAAAACTGGTGCTAATAACTACAGCAATGCTGTGCGGTTGGATGCTGAAGGGTTTATGAAGCCAAATGGGACAGTGCTGACCAGTGTTCCGTCtaaactgaattagtgtgagctaggctagctcacagatttttatcctccagctcacacatttttgtcttcactcaggaaaaatggccccacagcaaactaatttatgcaggagctcacaactttaaagccaggagctcacaactttaatgccagtagctcacaaagtagaatttttgcttacaagactctacagcttaagGGAACATTGGTGCTGACTGGTTGCACAAGCTAAAGCAAATGGCCGGGATCAGGGTGCCGATCAAAATGAAGACAAGGCTTTAAATATTTCTGTTTAAATGTGGAATACATTG
This window encodes:
- the PVALB gene encoding parvalbumin alpha — encoded protein: MSRNDKGTFSPPPASFFLIFFFCCTLPLSLSPSLSFLPTVARMAMTDVLKADDIKKAVGAFAAADSFNHKKFFEMVGMKKKSKEDVHKVFHILDKDRSGFIEEDELKFILKGFLPEGRDLSDKETKTLLAAGDKDGDGKIGVDEFAAMVAES